Proteins encoded together in one Bombyx mori chromosome 24, ASM3026992v2 window:
- the LOC105841814 gene encoding biogenesis of lysosome-related organelles complex 1 subunit 3 — translation MSKNAHVVDGEASESDSELEIGRTPDSEISSNSKTFVVTGEAEESDDESKIKPADDPLERDVPLNTAMPPHAHTKADIYNSLLHQKLWECNVSLRATIQGLVRHTTEIASSKLTYADKTLLNVQESVRATNANLSVARARLRQIQAGLERANCATALQNVKIKDDKQTA, via the exons atgtcgAAAAATGCACACGTTGTCGACGGAGAAGCCTCCGAATCAGATTCAGAACTCGAAATCGGCAGAACACCT GACTCGGAAATATCTTCAAACTCTAAAACGTTTGTGGTGACTGGAGAAGCAGAGGAGTCTGATGATG AATCGAAGATAAAACCGGCCGATGATCCACTAGAGAGAGACGTTCCTTTGAACACAGCCATGCCGCCACACGCGCATACAAAGGCCGACATTTACAATAGTCTACTGCATCAGAAATTGT gGGAATGCAACGTTTCTCTCCGTGCGACCATACAAGGTCTGGTTAGGCACACGACTGAGATAGCCTCCAGTAAGCTGACGTATGCTGACAAAACTCTGCTCAATGTTCAG GAAAGCGTGCGAGCGACGAACGCTAACTTAAGCGTCGCTCGTGCGCGCCTTCGACAGATACAGGCCGGTCTGGAGCGGGCCAACTGCGCGACCGCCCTGCAAAACGTCAAAATCAAAGACGACAAACAAACAGCTTGA